One Nostocoides sp. HKS02 genomic window carries:
- a CDS encoding flavin reductase family protein — protein MTQAPVPAVATDEFRAAMGRFATGVTVLTTFSGGHDHAMTANALTSVSMDPMLVLVCVEVEARFHDAITESGVWGISVLASGHRPVADWLSTQGRPLHGQLDRIAHRRGPVTGVALLEDALATIECRTTDIHPAGDHSIVVGEVVSLSTTAHPGEALVYYRSRYTALM, from the coding sequence GTGACGCAGGCACCGGTCCCCGCAGTGGCCACCGACGAGTTCCGCGCCGCGATGGGCAGGTTCGCCACCGGCGTCACGGTCCTGACCACCTTCTCCGGCGGCCACGACCACGCGATGACCGCCAACGCGCTCACATCGGTGTCGATGGATCCCATGCTGGTGCTCGTCTGCGTCGAGGTGGAGGCCCGGTTCCACGACGCGATCACGGAGTCCGGCGTGTGGGGGATCAGCGTGCTCGCCTCCGGGCACCGGCCCGTGGCCGACTGGCTGTCCACCCAGGGCAGGCCACTGCACGGCCAGCTGGACCGGATCGCGCACCGTCGCGGCCCGGTCACCGGCGTGGCTCTCCTCGAGGACGCCCTGGCCACGATTGAATGTCGCACCACGGACATCCATCCCGCGGGCGACCACAGCATCGTCGTCGGCGAGGTGGTGTCCCTGTCGACTACAGCACACCCGGGAGAGGCCCTGGTGTACTACCGAAGTCGCTACACGGCGTTGATGTAA
- the fdxA gene encoding ferredoxin, with product MTYVIAQPCVDLKDKACIEECPVDCIYEGERSLYIHPDECVDCGACEPVCPVEAIYYEDDVPEQWAEYYKANVEFFDDLGSPGGAAKLGLINKDHPIIADLPPQAHDE from the coding sequence ATGACGTACGTGATCGCGCAGCCTTGTGTGGACCTCAAGGACAAGGCCTGCATCGAGGAATGTCCGGTCGACTGCATCTACGAAGGTGAGCGGTCGCTCTACATCCACCCCGACGAGTGCGTCGACTGCGGTGCGTGCGAGCCGGTCTGCCCGGTCGAGGCGATCTACTACGAGGACGACGTCCCCGAGCAGTGGGCCGAGTACTACAAGGCCAACGTCGAGTTCTTCGACGACCTCGGCAGCCCTGGTGGCGCGGCCAAGCTCGGCCTCATCAACAAGGACCACCCGATCATCGCGGACCTGCCGCCCCAGGCGCACGACGAGTGA
- a CDS encoding type IV toxin-antitoxin system AbiEi family antitoxin domain-containing protein translates to MELHDLAEHHLVSAAAAASIGVDPTGLHRLVKAGAIRRVIRGWYAVRVPGAQRAPWEGEDAFETARLQHRLLTIALLRSFEGRVVASHQSALVLHGLPLWQADLGTAHVCRTTTNHTRHRPSAVIHPPVPTAPVKTSEGFFTVPLSDAIVQVGLYPADEPRRRTPMDGLIAAEFALHHDLLTHEALQRAVEQHARHPGIPAVRALLHHADGRHESPGETRLAHTMRQLGYAFTPQAPLPGGRGYRGDFLLDEDPVVVEFDGLGKYALATSTADAGSAAAYRQNLAAEKRREEDVLRRSAHEFVRFTWAEVGNLALVRDRIDAAVARARLRRPA, encoded by the coding sequence ATGGAGCTGCATGACCTCGCCGAACACCATCTCGTGTCCGCAGCCGCCGCTGCTTCGATCGGCGTGGACCCCACCGGGTTGCACAGGCTCGTGAAGGCAGGCGCCATTCGGCGCGTGATCCGAGGCTGGTATGCCGTGCGCGTACCCGGTGCGCAGAGGGCACCGTGGGAGGGTGAGGACGCCTTTGAAACGGCACGACTGCAGCATCGTCTCCTGACCATCGCGCTGCTCAGGTCGTTCGAGGGTCGGGTGGTCGCCAGCCATCAGTCCGCTCTCGTCCTGCACGGCCTGCCCCTGTGGCAGGCAGACCTCGGCACAGCCCATGTCTGCCGAACGACCACGAACCACACCCGGCACCGCCCATCGGCTGTCATCCACCCGCCGGTTCCGACTGCCCCGGTGAAGACCTCCGAGGGGTTCTTTACCGTGCCCCTGTCAGACGCCATCGTGCAGGTCGGTCTCTACCCGGCGGACGAGCCGAGGCGCCGCACCCCCATGGACGGCCTGATCGCGGCGGAGTTCGCCCTTCACCACGATCTCCTCACCCACGAAGCCCTGCAGCGGGCCGTTGAGCAGCATGCCCGCCATCCGGGGATTCCGGCCGTCAGGGCGCTGCTGCACCACGCCGACGGACGACACGAGTCGCCAGGCGAGACACGACTCGCCCACACGATGCGTCAGCTCGGCTACGCGTTCACCCCCCAGGCGCCGCTGCCCGGGGGTCGGGGTTATCGGGGGGACTTCCTCCTGGACGAGGACCCCGTGGTCGTCGAGTTCGACGGACTGGGCAAGTACGCGCTGGCCACCTCAACGGCGGATGCGGGCAGCGCGGCCGCCTACCGGCAGAACCTCGCTGCCGAGAAGCGACGGGAGGAGGACGTCTTGCGTAGGTCGGCCCACGAGTTCGTCCGCTTCACCTGGGCCGAGGTGGGCAACCTGGCGCTCGTGCGGGACCGAATCGACGCAGCGGTGGCACGCGCGAGGTTGCGCCGCCCTGCGTGA
- the dapD gene encoding 2,3,4,5-tetrahydropyridine-2,6-dicarboxylate N-succinyltransferase, which translates to MSTERRAWGHGLATVHDDGAVLDTWYPQPALGERPADAVADAALEALAAKDDVRGVRLEVVTTEIDLDAAPADPADAYLRLHLLSHCLVQPNTVNLDGLFGVLVNVVWTTQGPCAVEGFELTRAALRARGPVQVLGVDKFPRMTDYVVPAGVRIGDADRVRLGAHLAPGTTVMHEGFVNFNAGTLGHSMVEGRISQGVVVGDGSDIGGGASTMGTLSGGGTERVRIGERCLLGAESGLGIALGDDCVVEAGLYLTAGTKVTLPDGQVVKARDLSGQDSLLFLRNSVTGTVEARARDGHGIVLNSALHAND; encoded by the coding sequence ATGAGCACCGAACGCAGGGCCTGGGGCCATGGACTGGCGACCGTGCACGACGACGGGGCCGTCCTCGACACGTGGTACCCCCAGCCTGCGCTTGGTGAGCGTCCTGCCGACGCGGTGGCGGACGCCGCGCTCGAGGCGCTCGCCGCCAAGGACGACGTGCGCGGGGTCCGCCTCGAGGTGGTCACCACCGAGATCGACCTCGACGCGGCTCCGGCCGACCCGGCCGACGCCTACCTGCGCCTCCACCTGCTCTCGCACTGCCTCGTGCAGCCCAACACGGTCAACCTCGACGGCCTGTTCGGTGTGCTCGTCAACGTCGTCTGGACGACGCAGGGCCCCTGTGCTGTCGAGGGCTTCGAGCTGACCCGGGCCGCGCTGCGTGCCCGTGGTCCGGTGCAGGTGCTCGGGGTCGACAAGTTCCCCCGCATGACCGACTACGTCGTGCCCGCGGGCGTCCGCATCGGCGACGCCGACCGCGTGCGCCTGGGCGCCCATCTCGCCCCCGGCACGACCGTCATGCACGAGGGCTTCGTCAACTTCAACGCCGGCACCCTGGGCCACTCGATGGTCGAGGGCCGGATCAGCCAGGGAGTGGTCGTCGGGGACGGCTCCGACATCGGCGGCGGCGCCTCGACCATGGGCACCCTCTCCGGCGGTGGCACCGAACGCGTACGCATCGGCGAGCGCTGCCTGCTGGGCGCCGAGTCGGGCCTCGGCATCGCCCTGGGTGACGACTGCGTCGTCGAGGCCGGGCTGTACCTCACCGCCGGCACCAAGGTGACCCTGCCGGACGGCCAGGTCGTCAAGGCTCGTGATCTCTCCGGCCAGGACAGCCTGCTGTTCCTGCGCAACTCGGTCACCGGCACCGTCGAGGCACGCGCGCGCGACGGGCACGGCATCGTCCTCAACTCGGCCCTGCATGCCAACGACTAG
- the mshB gene encoding N-acetyl-1-D-myo-inositol-2-amino-2-deoxy-alpha-D-glucopyranoside deacetylase produces the protein MTSEGAAGPAQQPLVFVHAHPDDETLTTGLTMAHYARAGHPVHLLTCTLGDEGEVIPAELAHLDSAHDDALGPHRREELRRAMAVLGVQHEVLGERPDAGVLARYRDSGMAGTASAAHPAAFVNADVAEAAELVGEVIRRLRPVAVVTYDRYGGYGHPDHIQAHRVTCAALAALSQDRPPLYAVLTPRSWARADRAWLAAHPVDPRWDLPHPDGEYPPSVVDDGFVTHELLAPELVPVQAQALREHRTQVTVAQDGLTYALSNDIAARLPGREGFALVDPSSGELAAGRRGGPRHTGIIDGVQR, from the coding sequence GTGACCAGCGAGGGCGCGGCGGGCCCGGCGCAGCAGCCGTTGGTGTTCGTCCACGCCCATCCCGACGACGAGACGCTCACGACCGGGCTGACGATGGCCCACTACGCCCGCGCGGGGCACCCGGTCCACCTGCTCACCTGCACCCTCGGTGACGAGGGCGAGGTCATCCCGGCGGAGCTGGCCCACCTCGACTCGGCGCACGACGACGCGCTCGGGCCCCACCGGCGTGAGGAGCTGCGCCGCGCCATGGCCGTGCTCGGGGTGCAGCACGAGGTGCTGGGCGAGCGCCCGGACGCAGGCGTACTGGCGCGCTACCGCGACTCGGGCATGGCCGGTACGGCGAGCGCGGCCCACCCCGCGGCCTTCGTCAACGCCGACGTCGCCGAGGCGGCTGAGCTCGTCGGCGAGGTGATCCGGCGGCTGCGACCCGTCGCCGTGGTGACCTACGACCGCTACGGCGGCTATGGCCACCCCGACCACATCCAGGCCCACCGGGTCACCTGCGCGGCGCTGGCCGCGCTGTCGCAGGACCGCCCCCCGCTGTATGCCGTGCTCACCCCGCGCTCGTGGGCGCGCGCGGACCGCGCGTGGCTGGCCGCGCACCCCGTCGACCCGCGGTGGGACCTTCCTCACCCCGACGGCGAGTACCCGCCATCCGTGGTCGACGATGGCTTCGTGACGCACGAGCTCCTCGCCCCCGAACTGGTCCCCGTCCAGGCCCAGGCCCTGCGTGAGCACCGCACGCAGGTCACGGTCGCGCAGGACGGCCTGACCTACGCGCTGTCCAACGACATCGCGGCTCGGCTGCCCGGCCGGGAAGGGTTCGCCCTGGTCGACCCGTCCAGCGGTGAGCTGGCCGCCGGTCGGCGGGGCGGCCCGCGGCATACCGGGATCATCGACGGGGTACAGCGGTGA
- a CDS encoding TIGR00730 family Rossman fold protein has product MSDHQTSGATERDFDYHTGPVTLRGSRVPGTTTDQRLLDSRGPSDWLHTDPWRVMRIQSEFVEGFGALAELGPAVSVFGSARTRPGTPFYEMGTEVARRLVESGYAVITGGGPGAMEAANKGALEAGGASVGLGIELPFEQGLNEFVNLGVNFRYFFARKTMFVKYAQGFIVLPGGFGTLDELFEAVTLVQTQKVTSFPIVLMGREYWGGLFDWLRGTVLQTGTVSAKDIDLLHLTDDVDEAVRLVIAADEQVAPKRPE; this is encoded by the coding sequence GTGAGCGACCACCAGACGAGCGGCGCCACCGAGCGCGACTTCGACTACCACACCGGCCCGGTGACGCTGCGCGGCTCACGGGTCCCCGGCACGACCACCGACCAGCGCCTGCTCGACAGCCGCGGCCCGAGCGACTGGCTGCACACCGACCCGTGGCGGGTGATGCGCATCCAGAGCGAGTTCGTCGAGGGCTTCGGTGCACTCGCCGAGCTCGGCCCCGCGGTGAGTGTGTTCGGGTCGGCGCGCACCCGGCCCGGCACCCCGTTCTACGAGATGGGCACCGAGGTGGCGCGTCGCCTCGTCGAGAGCGGGTATGCCGTGATCACCGGTGGCGGGCCGGGCGCCATGGAGGCCGCCAACAAGGGCGCGCTCGAGGCGGGCGGCGCGTCCGTCGGGCTCGGGATCGAGCTGCCGTTCGAGCAGGGCCTCAACGAGTTCGTCAACCTCGGGGTGAACTTCCGCTACTTCTTCGCCCGCAAGACGATGTTCGTCAAGTACGCCCAGGGGTTCATCGTGCTGCCGGGCGGATTCGGCACCCTCGACGAGCTGTTCGAGGCCGTCACCCTGGTCCAGACCCAGAAGGTCACGTCCTTCCCGATCGTGCTGATGGGCCGGGAGTACTGGGGCGGGCTGTTCGACTGGCTGCGGGGCACCGTCCTGCAGACCGGCACGGTCAGCGCCAAGGACATCGACCTGCTCCACCTCACCGACGACGTCGACGAGGCCGTCCGACTGGTCATCGCCGCCGACGAGCAGGTCGCGCCCAAACGGCCCGAATGA
- a CDS encoding GNAT family N-acetyltransferase — protein MTTDVRTLPLGSRVVVRWRLDAPDQATGATLTDAVGTLVSADDVAVTVETSRGTVTIALDRVTAAKEIPPKPSRRGAPHLAISVDDLQRVMVPAWGAVDRERLGDWVLRASAGFTQRGNSVVPAGDPGLPLAQAVDTVEAWYAARRLPAKFAVAGPEGFDPADDPLGALLLGRGYVVGSRTVNLTAATAAVAAADPGGPAVSTSPDPGPAWLAAYRGTRSTVPGVTEQVLTGSPRQVFGQITPGGGLSQQLGLRGADAAGTTPVALARLGFASGWAGLGAVWTDPAYRGRGLAAHLTARLADEAHRAGVALIHLQVEHDNAVALRLYHRLGFATHSSYAYLTLTSPDQPSPALTHPARRPSPRACR, from the coding sequence ATGACGACCGACGTGCGCACCCTCCCCCTGGGGTCTCGGGTGGTGGTCAGGTGGCGGCTCGACGCGCCGGACCAGGCCACGGGGGCGACCCTCACCGACGCCGTGGGAACCCTCGTGTCAGCGGACGACGTGGCGGTCACCGTCGAGACCAGCCGTGGCACCGTCACCATCGCGCTCGACCGCGTCACCGCCGCCAAGGAGATCCCGCCGAAGCCGTCGCGACGCGGCGCCCCGCACCTGGCGATCTCGGTCGACGACCTCCAGCGGGTGATGGTTCCGGCGTGGGGCGCGGTGGACCGTGAGCGCCTCGGCGACTGGGTCCTGCGGGCCTCGGCCGGCTTCACCCAGCGGGGCAACTCCGTGGTCCCGGCGGGCGACCCCGGCCTCCCGCTCGCCCAGGCGGTGGACACCGTGGAGGCCTGGTATGCCGCGCGCCGGCTCCCCGCGAAGTTCGCCGTCGCCGGGCCCGAGGGCTTCGACCCAGCCGACGACCCGCTCGGCGCGCTGCTGCTCGGGCGTGGCTACGTCGTCGGCAGCCGCACGGTCAACCTCACGGCGGCCACGGCGGCGGTGGCGGCCGCCGACCCGGGTGGCCCGGCCGTCTCGACCAGCCCGGACCCGGGGCCCGCCTGGCTGGCGGCATACCGGGGCACCCGCTCGACCGTGCCGGGCGTGACCGAGCAGGTGCTCACCGGAAGTCCCCGCCAGGTGTTTGGGCAGATCACCCCGGGCGGCGGGCTGTCGCAGCAGCTCGGGCTCCGTGGCGCCGACGCCGCAGGCACGACCCCGGTCGCCTTGGCCCGACTGGGCTTCGCCTCAGGCTGGGCCGGGCTGGGAGCGGTCTGGACGGACCCGGCATACCGCGGTCGCGGGCTTGCCGCGCACCTCACGGCTCGCCTGGCCGACGAGGCGCACCGGGCCGGTGTGGCGCTCATCCACCTGCAGGTCGAGCACGACAACGCCGTCGCCCTCCGGCTGTACCACCGACTCGGCTTCGCCACACACTCGTCGTACGCGTACCTCACCCTGACCAGCCCTGACCAGCCCTCACCAGCTCTGACTCACCCAGCCCGGCGCCCTAGCCCGCGTGCGTGCAGGTGA
- the dapC gene encoding succinyldiaminopimelate transaminase, with protein sequence MSLRALPDFPWDSLAPFKERASAVSGGLVDLSVGTPVDPTPAVVQAALRAAADAPGYPQTAGTPALREAVAAWFERRRGVPDVDPDGVLPTIGSKELVAWLPTLLGLGAGDIVGFPGIAYPTYDVGARLAGATPQRVDGLAELGPLTTATTPKLLWLNSPGNPTGRVLGVEHLAKVVAWAREHGVVVASDECYAELDWRAAADRDPDLPTTPSILDPRVTGGSHEGLLAVYSLSKQSNLAGYRAAFVAGDVTLVRQLLEVRKHAGMIVPWPVQQAVTAAVADDAHVVDQKARYAARRATLRAAVEAFGLRVDHSEAGLYLWATRGEDAWATIDELAGRGILAAPGTFYGAAGGQHVRIALTATDERIATAAERLAR encoded by the coding sequence GTGAGCCTTCGCGCTCTGCCTGACTTTCCCTGGGACTCGCTCGCTCCGTTCAAGGAGCGGGCGAGTGCCGTGTCCGGGGGCCTGGTGGACCTCTCGGTGGGCACGCCGGTGGACCCGACCCCGGCTGTGGTCCAGGCGGCCCTGCGGGCGGCGGCCGACGCGCCGGGCTATCCCCAGACCGCAGGTACGCCCGCCCTGCGCGAGGCCGTCGCGGCCTGGTTCGAGCGTCGGCGGGGCGTCCCGGACGTCGATCCCGACGGGGTCCTGCCGACCATCGGCAGCAAGGAGCTCGTGGCCTGGCTGCCCACGCTCCTCGGCCTCGGCGCCGGTGACATCGTGGGGTTTCCCGGCATCGCCTACCCGACCTACGACGTCGGCGCGCGCTTGGCCGGGGCGACGCCGCAGCGGGTCGACGGCCTCGCCGAGCTTGGACCGCTGACGACCGCCACCACGCCGAAGCTCCTGTGGCTCAACAGTCCCGGCAACCCGACCGGTCGCGTGCTGGGCGTGGAGCACCTCGCGAAGGTCGTCGCGTGGGCGCGCGAGCACGGCGTCGTCGTGGCCAGCGACGAGTGCTACGCCGAGCTCGACTGGCGCGCGGCAGCCGACCGCGACCCCGACCTGCCCACGACCCCGAGCATCCTCGACCCGCGGGTCACCGGCGGCAGCCACGAGGGGCTGCTCGCGGTGTACTCCCTGAGCAAGCAGTCCAACCTCGCCGGCTACCGGGCCGCCTTCGTCGCCGGCGACGTCACCCTCGTCCGCCAGCTCCTCGAGGTCCGCAAGCACGCCGGGATGATCGTGCCCTGGCCCGTGCAGCAGGCGGTGACGGCTGCCGTCGCGGACGACGCCCACGTGGTCGACCAGAAGGCCCGGTATGCCGCGCGGCGGGCCACCCTTCGGGCGGCCGTCGAGGCGTTCGGGCTGCGGGTCGACCACTCCGAGGCTGGGCTCTACCTGTGGGCCACCCGGGGCGAGGACGCCTGGGCGACCATCGACGAGCTGGCCGGCCGCGGCATACTCGCGGCTCCGGGCACCTTCTACGGCGCAGCCGGCGGCCAGCACGTCCGCATCGCGCTGACGGCCACGGACGAACGCATCGCGACCGCTGCCGAGCGTCTCGCGAGGTAG
- a CDS encoding VanW family protein, with the protein MTPARAEETLRQALATEQQTPVVLRAGDHSLTLEPATAGLTLDLTGAVGGLSGFSIRPADLWNHLTGGTDRPLPTSVDRARLEAALASAATSFDTPVVEGGVTFPGGTVSAVQPVTGSKLAVGATADAIAARWPASGPIQAKLDITAPAVSAQEVTRATTQFATPAMSGPVTVVVGAKSVRVPPAAFAPAITMRPDASGTLAPVVDDAKLVTIVRAAAAAAGIEATARDARITLSGTTPVVVPAVAGTTLDEKSVVAAFVPALTSPSRTAKVVTAVVQPKLTTAQAQKIKPKGVISTFTTQFPVSPPRTNNITIAARTLNGTYVAPDQQFSLNAVLGQRTAAKGYASAPVIVDGRLTKDFGGGVSQVSTTTFNAAFFAGVRIDHFLPHSFYISRYPEGREATLSWPDVDQKWTNDTGSGILIRSFVSGSSITVTFYGTKVWDISSVKGPRRNIVQPKTVVDPSAGCVPQSPSVGFDVSVTRVFAKGSKPVRTSTFTTHYLPEDSVTCTHAG; encoded by the coding sequence ATGACCCCGGCTCGCGCCGAGGAGACCCTGCGCCAGGCCCTGGCCACCGAGCAGCAGACCCCCGTGGTGCTCCGCGCCGGCGACCACAGCCTCACGCTCGAGCCGGCGACCGCAGGGCTCACCCTCGACCTCACGGGCGCGGTCGGGGGGTTGAGCGGCTTCAGCATCCGGCCGGCGGACCTCTGGAACCACCTCACCGGTGGCACCGACAGGCCGCTGCCCACGTCGGTCGACCGCGCGCGGCTGGAAGCCGCCCTCGCCAGCGCCGCCACGTCGTTCGACACTCCTGTCGTCGAGGGGGGCGTCACCTTCCCCGGCGGCACCGTGAGCGCGGTCCAGCCCGTCACCGGGTCCAAGCTCGCGGTGGGCGCCACCGCCGACGCCATCGCTGCCCGGTGGCCGGCGTCCGGCCCCATCCAGGCCAAGCTCGACATCACGGCACCTGCGGTGTCGGCGCAGGAGGTCACCCGGGCCACGACGCAGTTCGCCACGCCGGCGATGTCCGGGCCGGTCACGGTCGTCGTCGGTGCCAAGTCCGTCAGGGTCCCCCCGGCGGCCTTCGCGCCCGCCATCACCATGCGACCCGATGCGTCCGGCACCCTGGCCCCGGTCGTCGACGACGCCAAGCTGGTCACGATCGTGCGCGCTGCTGCGGCTGCTGCCGGCATCGAGGCGACCGCCCGGGACGCGCGGATCACGCTGTCCGGGACGACTCCCGTGGTGGTCCCGGCGGTGGCCGGCACGACGCTGGACGAGAAGTCCGTCGTCGCTGCGTTCGTGCCCGCGCTCACCTCGCCCTCGCGCACTGCCAAGGTCGTGACCGCGGTCGTGCAGCCGAAGCTCACGACCGCGCAGGCCCAGAAGATCAAGCCCAAGGGCGTCATCTCGACCTTCACGACCCAGTTCCCCGTCAGCCCGCCGCGCACCAACAACATCACGATCGCGGCCCGCACCCTCAACGGCACCTACGTCGCCCCCGACCAGCAGTTCAGCCTCAATGCCGTGCTCGGCCAGCGCACGGCGGCCAAGGGCTACGCCTCGGCCCCGGTCATCGTCGACGGCCGCCTGACGAAGGACTTCGGTGGCGGCGTCTCCCAGGTGTCCACGACGACCTTCAACGCCGCGTTCTTCGCCGGGGTGCGCATCGACCACTTCCTGCCGCACAGCTTCTACATCTCCCGCTACCCCGAGGGGCGCGAGGCGACCCTGTCCTGGCCGGACGTCGACCAGAAGTGGACCAACGACACCGGCAGCGGCATCCTCATCCGGTCCTTCGTGTCAGGGAGCTCCATCACCGTCACGTTCTACGGCACCAAGGTGTGGGACATCTCCTCGGTCAAGGGTCCGCGGCGCAACATCGTCCAGCCGAAGACCGTGGTCGACCCGAGCGCAGGGTGCGTGCCCCAGTCACCGAGCGTCGGCTTCGACGTCTCCGTGACGCGGGTCTTCGCCAAGGGCAGCAAGCCGGTCAGGACCTCGACCTTCACGACGCACTACCTCCCCGAGGACAGCGTCACCTGCACGCACGCGGGCTAG
- the dapE gene encoding succinyl-diaminopimelate desuccinylase — protein sequence MATTPALDLSADIVSLTAALCDIESVSRDEALICDVIEAALEPLTHLDVTRIGNTLVARTSLGRAERVVLAGHLDTVPLTRDPANLPTWRAGDDLWGRGTVDMKGGVAVQLKAALVTEPSRDLTLVFYEGEEIDSQYNGLLHIHQQRPDLIEDADFAVLLEPTGAIVEGGCKGTLRAEVVTKGIAAHSARPWNGHNAIHDAAEVLTRLAAYEPETVVVDGLEYREAMNAVAITGGIAGNVIPDRCVVTVNYRYAPDKSPQDALAVVHQLFHGYVVTVEDNAGGARPGLDRPAAKAFVEALGVDVVAKQGWTDVARFAAMGVPAVNFGPGDPNLAHHDEERCPVGQLVDAEAALLRWLA from the coding sequence ATGGCGACCACCCCTGCCCTGGACCTGTCCGCCGACATCGTGAGCCTCACGGCCGCCCTCTGCGACATCGAGTCGGTCTCGCGCGACGAGGCGCTGATCTGCGACGTGATCGAGGCCGCCCTGGAGCCGTTGACGCACCTCGACGTCACCCGGATCGGCAACACGCTGGTCGCCCGCACCTCCCTTGGCCGCGCCGAGCGGGTCGTGCTCGCTGGCCACCTCGACACCGTCCCGCTGACCAGGGACCCGGCCAACCTGCCCACCTGGCGCGCGGGTGACGACCTGTGGGGCCGTGGCACGGTCGACATGAAGGGCGGCGTCGCCGTCCAGCTCAAGGCTGCCCTCGTGACCGAGCCCAGTCGCGACCTCACGCTGGTCTTCTACGAGGGCGAGGAGATCGACAGCCAGTACAACGGCCTGCTCCACATCCACCAGCAGCGTCCCGACCTCATCGAGGACGCCGACTTCGCCGTGCTGCTCGAGCCGACGGGTGCGATCGTCGAGGGCGGGTGCAAGGGCACGTTGCGCGCCGAGGTCGTCACCAAGGGCATCGCCGCTCACTCCGCCCGCCCGTGGAACGGCCACAACGCCATCCACGATGCCGCCGAGGTGCTGACCCGGCTCGCGGCATACGAGCCGGAAACGGTGGTCGTCGACGGCCTGGAGTACCGCGAGGCCATGAACGCCGTGGCCATCACCGGCGGCATCGCCGGCAACGTCATCCCCGACCGTTGCGTCGTGACGGTCAACTACCGCTACGCCCCCGACAAGTCGCCGCAGGACGCGCTCGCGGTGGTGCACCAGCTGTTCCACGGGTACGTCGTCACGGTCGAGGACAACGCCGGCGGTGCCCGCCCGGGGCTCGACCGGCCGGCCGCGAAGGCGTTCGTCGAGGCACTCGGTGTCGATGTCGTCGCCAAGCAGGGCTGGACCGACGTCGCCCGGTTCGCCGCGATGGGCGTGCCCGCCGTCAACTTCGGCCCCGGCGACCCCAACCTCGCCCACCACGACGAGGAGCGCTGCCCGGTCGGCCAGCTCGTCGACGCCGAGGCCGCGCTGCTGCGCTGGCTCGCGTAG